From the Cardiocondyla obscurior isolate alpha-2009 linkage group LG08, Cobs3.1, whole genome shotgun sequence genome, the window TGACAACGTGGCGCAGGTACAGCGGGGTCCCGGCGAAGGAGAAGCGAAACTTTTCGCGGCCCacgcatatatatgtatatatatatttatttaaggaagaaaaattgataccGATTCGACGAGGTCGATCGCATTGTCGAGGGCTCGGCGCTCGCGATTCTATTTCGATGATTCAATCTTCATCCCTCGTTGACCCGCTTGCGAAGGCCGCCGAAGAATAGACGGGGTAAAAATAAGCCGGCAATGAAGCTTTTTAAATCGCAAGCCCCCGGCGTTTCGCCAACCGGGGGAGATTAGCTCGAAGGAACCGCGTTTAAATGCCGAAACGTCCTGGACGTTTTGCGAAAAGCATGCGGACTGCACTTTCGAGCGAATCAATTGAGTGTGACGCCGACCTGTCGTCGTATCGATTAACATACATGGCACTGCGCGGCGCGAATTTACATTTCAGATAATTCTGATGTTAATGATACATTCGTCCAGGACAATGGGACGCGGGAATTCGGGGATGAAACTTTCGATAATCGGCCCGCGATCTCTCGAAACTGCTGCGGGCATTCTGAAAATGTTAAATAGCGCCGAGGCGCGTGCAACGCTTTTGCTGCAAATCCGTAAATCGATGGCATTATTACAACGCGAAATAGTCGAGCGCGAATTGGGATAAAATTTTGCGCGCTAATAACCCGACGCCAGtaatcattaatttcaaatcaCCCTCGATTATAATTATCGCGCGATGACTGGGCGTATTCTTGCGAAAGCGTGGCATACGCGACACGTTATTACTTCAACCGACTCGATAACATTTTCCTTCCATTTGTTGATACCATTCGTATTGTTacgcaaacgcgcgcgcgcgcttacGTACGTTTATTACGATGTCAATGATGGAGTTTGAAATATTATCCGATAATCGTATCTTTTTTCCCGATCTATGTATCAATCGATGAATTTAACATTCATGCTCTCTTTTGTTTCGACCGGCCCTTGTGctcttcaaataaaatataaaaccaggcgtatattttatttacacgaTTTTATATCAGAATATGAAATGGCGGAGGTACAACGTGATATCagtttatttatgtaataattacggAGGCATGCAAATAATCGTTTACATTTaaactacaaaaataattctctctctctttttttttttttttttttttttttgcaagaagaaactatgcgcgcgttattttttaagagaccctaattacaaactacgaaaagaagaaaaaatcatgttacttaccaatctgcatgagcattactgtaattaattaattctaccgtatttaacgttaaaaatatcttgcGGTTGGATCCGAAAGCAACCACAGATTTTTCTCGGCGTATATAAAAGAAACAGCGTATAAGACAGCGGCACGTTCTAACACCGAATGTCACGCGAACGTGTGAACGTAATTCCTTCGGCTGGGTCGCAAATCAGTTGGTGGCAAACGGGTCCGTGGCATAAACTAAACCGGGCACCCTCGTAAATCCGACCGAAATGGAGCAACACACGTTGCTTTTCAGGCGGAATGCGGCGCACAGCATTTCGACCGTCGGGCTGCAAATCGCGAGCGTTTAACGAGTGGCCGGGGTATTGATTTTCATTAACAGACAACGAAGACAAGCCGAGAAATTCCCCGACGGGGAAATCTGGCCCGAAAATGAATCGCGGGCGCAAAACGCGCGTAAAAAGTACCAAGTCCGCGAAATTTTTGCAGAGAAATCCAAACTTCGCCCGGCATCGAGGAGCTCGAATTGAACCTTCATTAAGGAGAGAAAATATAGCTGCTTACGGGCCAAGTCACAAATGTTACGCCACTTCTAATGATAATTGCGATCGACTCGATCGTacaatgcaaaaataatcgcCCACTTCCCTCGGCGTCTGTCCGATATTCACAAATTGTTTCCTCTGCAAATGCGGCTCCTCGCCCTTTTAAATTCATTACCCCCGTTGGAAAACAGAGAAAAATACAGAAAGATCGGTCTTTTGGAAGAACATATTGCGCTCAAGGAATTAATGACTCGTTACCAGATGaacagtaattaattttaccaaaCACGTACCGGTTTAACTGACGTTTCTAAATTactgcaatttcttttttttttttttttttcttttttttttcgtttcctcGGGACGCTCTTCGTCGTATGGGACAAGGACTCGCGTGTTCTCCAACCGTGAAATACGTCTAATTGTTACGAAATATCCCCAGCGTCGGCGGACACGTGCAACGTCGGTCACCGGGGTTCGGCGGATTGCAACGGAAAATTTATCAGAGTCTAATCGTCTCGCGAGCTACCTGGGCTACCGATTGTACGTCGAATTTCAGCGGCGGATCGCTCGCAATCTATCGAATTCCACGCGTGCACGTCATTATTAACGTACCACCGACACCGAGTGAGGACGTGAGAGCGCAACATGCACGGCTGTCAGGCTCCTCTCGAAAAGGAGCTGCCGATCGATCGACGAGGACGACCACCACGACGACGATGAGTTCTACAGAAACGGTAGCCGCTGACAGTGAATAGATTACATTCTGCAATACGCTATTATAGTACGAGGAAATAGATCTCATATTATTAATCAACTGCACGGAAATGGATGTGTTTTCTATCTCGACACTTGTTCGAAGAAAGTAAAAGGTCAGCTTGTATCGATGTCTGTTATTGAACAAATATCGCCGGCTAAATATCGTTCTCTTCATTGCGGAATCTATAACAGGGTCTGATATAagttaaattgttaatacaCATATATAGACTTTCGACGATTAAAGAGCgagtttaataatattaaagcaGCGGGGGACTTTCCGACGCTAATAAAATacgtagatatatatatttggaataataattcatctcgagattattaaataaaatttacagtttaatgacggaaagagaagagagaatgaaattaatatcagtTTGAcgtcatattaattaaattgtgattgaaatgataaaaagaaaaattataataagcgTCATAATTTTAGCTGAAatgtaaaattgatattattgtGACTTTTATGTTTGTTCGAAACAGATTGAGTTCGTGGATACGCTAACTTCGAATTATCGTACGGATTAGTTGTCGCGAAAAATTGAAACAGAGCGTGACAATATCGATGATGCCGCGCGACGAGTTTCACACAGTCGTCGCTCAAGTGGCAGTACTTAGCAGTACTATGCAGCATGTTGTGTGATgcaatgtaaaaaattgtaagttaatttataaataccttttttttcttatttacgTAATGtacagtttaattttattattatacactTGCAGCATATCTTCATAAATGTCTCTTGATAAGAATTTTCACgcgtgtaaaaagaaatattaatagagCTCGAAAAGATTTGACTTAACCTCGAAATCGTAGATAAAAACGTTTCGGTTAAATTTAGAAATCtaaatttttgatataatACATGTATGTGTTGTCTGTATGTTTTTTGTCTCGCGTTTAACAGTTCTAGATAAAGCTAGGAGCGAAACTGATAACTAATcaggaaaaagatattttaattgaggACGCCGGTGTGGACATGGAACCTggtgaataatttaaattaattgttgtagatataaaaaatagtgaTGCTTTggctaaattaaattgaattattttttttctagttaAACAACTGCAACGGAATGACGTTATGCAAAAGGTTGACGTATTGAAAGACGCAGGCAAGCTCAAGTCTACTGatgtaatttatatgaaaCGCCTGGAAGAGCAAAATCTGCAACGGGCAAAAGTAGTACAGAAATATCGTAAAGCTAATAATCGCACAGCTATCACTTTGGCTCTTGGAGTTATCGGGATTTACGCTTACACAATATATTCGGTTAAGCAGGAAAAATTCTTGGACGACTTCGAAATGCCAGAGAAGACGATCGACAAGGCTTGATAAGTTGTCTACAAATGTGAATATAGGAATTTTAGGCTTATCGcgttaaaagatttatattttttttgtttgtaaggcgaaataattaataagtagctcttgtaaagtaatttttttcttttctggaGATTGAAACTTGTTGTTATCTGCTTCTTCCACGTGCATactacaaaatttaatatgtcaGCGCCACCGCGATTGCCACCACTTCCAACTATACGAGATATATTGAAATTGTACCACTTGAGTGCCAGAAAATCTTTGTCACAAAACTTTCTCATGGATCAAAATTTGACAGACAAAATTGTATCGAAGGCAGGAAAACTTTACGGTAGTCATGTATTGGAAGTTGGTCCTGGCCCTGGTGGATTAACTCGATCTATTATAAAAAGAGTTCCTGAAAAAGTAGTGGTCGTAGAAAAGGATCCGAGATTTAAGCCAACGTTAGATATGCTGGCGGAATCGTTCAGTACGATTAACAAACGGATGGATATAGTATATGATGACATTATGAAAACAAATGTAGAAAGATTACTTCCGACGGAGGGAAAAAGGGAATGGCACGATAAACCTCCAGATATCTTTATTATAGGCAATTTACCGTTTAGCGTGTCGACACatcttataattaaatggTTGCACGCGATGTCTGAAAAGCGCGGAGCTTGGGCGTTTGGTAGAACGAAAATGACATTAACGTTTCAAAAAGAAGTAGCGGAACGGTTAGTGGCTCAGCCGTATGGAAGTCAACGATGCAGGCTGTCGGTAATGGCACAAACCTGGACGTTTCCAGTACTTCGTTTTATTATACCTGGTAAACGATTCGTATACTttactaataaatatatattcctgttttattgtgaaaaattttgttaattacttgctacaatttattatttataggcAAAGCTTTTGTTCCGAAACCGGACGTCGACGTAGGCGTGGTGTCGTTTACGCCACTAGTTCACCCACTCACTCAGCACAATTTTGAGTTCTTTGAAAAGGTAGTGAGACACGTATTCATTTACAGGCAGAAGTATAGCGTACGTTGTATTGAGTAAgttcgtttattattttattttattaattattatatttaatattatatattttttaattctatcaaaattaaattggaTTTTACAAACAAGctgttatcttttttttttttttttataggacTTTATTTCCACGAGACCGTTGTAAGGACTTGGCTTTGTTGATGTTCAAACTAGCCGATTTAGATCCGACGATCAGACCGTACCAACTTACCGTGCAAGAAATCGACAGGCTAGCTACtgcttataaatatttgttggAAAAGCATCCAGAACTTGCGTTATACGAACATCGCAAGAGTCGATCGATACTACCGATATCAAAGACGAGAAATATCGTAGTAGAGGACTACGAAGAGATGTCAgaagaaactttttaaatagaacTGGTAATAACATTTACGGGACACGtaaatttcactttttatTGAATCGCAGGCTGTAATGTAGCagattaatttgttaaaatggtttttttttcggttaGAATTGTGTGAGAGAAAATctgtaaatatacatttatatacatacatgtatggCTTAAGtcttaaatagaaatataatacaatgtacaatttgcattttgtttgcGTTAGACGTAatgaaaattctattatttggAAGGATAGAATAATTCGAAAAATGGAAACGAGCATACTTCTAGCTTTACAGATTCTCGATACACGTCGGTTACGTAGAACGTATTTCGGCATCTTGTGTCTTTAATGTCGATTCGCTCAAATTCTCCGgtgctatttaattaatctgcaAACCCTATGACCTCGAATCTAATATAATCTAttctattaatatcattttcgTAAAGAGCGATATTGGTAAgaaaaatcgcaaaaaaaataaaataaacgcgacGGATAAAGTATTTAACGTCCATAAATAATCTGCGAAAGAAAACGATACCCAATACACCGGTCAATATCACAGCTACTCGTCTTTTTTTGTGTTGGAgggtttaattattaatattaaataatcctatataacatatataatatatatatatatactatatttaaacttaaaattatttattaggaCTCGATGGAATAATGCGCGGCTCTCGAAGCTGcgtagcgttttattttacagtatCGTAGGAAACTCAAGTTTCTGCAACGTACTGTAATACCCGAACACAGATGGTTACACCTCGACTTCGATAAGAACTAGACTTTCGTATCGCTCGTCGACGAGCTGAGGAAATCCTTTGGTCTAGCGTTTCTCTCCGCAATAAATCATTACTAATTCATTTGGAGATCAAATATCGTATGAACGTATGCCATCGCTCGGACTATTACAGTCAAGCCGTTAATTCCTCGCCACACCGCAGATCATAATATTAGGAAGGGCACCTCGACGCTTACGCCAAGCACCAAGGGACTGCGCGTGAGCCTGTAACGTTCTGCACCATCTTTTCGTTCTCGCGCCGTCTTCAGCCTGTGTAACAAACCAATTTATCCATCATCACAACTTGTTCTCGAAAGCAAGTTAATTCGTTACGTTaccttaaatataaatgtctCTTTAGAAGACAATTCCTGTACTTCGAAATAATCCTCGAGATCTGTTTCGCAACACACTATGCACTTGTCGAGGTACAACGGCTCCTAAAGTAGTATCAgggataaaaattatgtaaaaaaaaattgtaatatagaATATTAGAATTCATAAGGcgatgataaatataaaaaattaaaataatagacaACGACTCACTCGTAATAAAGAGTATCGTCCAAGTTTTTCTTTGACCAGAAGTAGGGTAGCTTCCTTGATACCTATGTGCTTTGGGAAGAGCGAGTCGTCGTTGAATTCAGGATAATCGACATTCGGCTGAAAATAGAAACGTCATTCATATTAGCGCACGAAATTGTTTTGCACGAGATACTTCGAGATACACAATAGACTGATTTACCTTGCCGTTCGTGACAAGCATGGCAGTAACAGGTGCGAGTTTGACAGTTCGGCCGCGTCTCCAATTATTGTCAGTCGGCTGCGCTACTAAAAGACGTCCTTCGAGAACAAACCTAGCTTCCTCGTGTGCCCATTCCAGAATCTCGACGGCCATCTAGCAtgaatttcataaatattaagcATGATTGAACAATGATTAATTGACGATTTGAGtcagacaattaaaaaataattaattaaaaaagacaatttgaaTACAACACACCTTTCTTAGCTTGATATTCACCATATCTTGCTCGCCGATGGACCGTCTGCCATTCTGAATAATCGATATTCTCCTCCACAATTTCGTCGATGTAACATCCTTCGCTTCCtattaaatacgtaaataatccattttatatttttaactacatattatattttatgcggGACGTATACTCACGGCGTTCATATGTTCCAAATGCAGTTCGATATTTGTTTGTGCTTGTTTAAGCCTCTTCTTCGCTTCTTGGATATCAGGTCGAACGGAGGGTGTCGCTTTGAGCAAACGTGCCAAAAGCAGAGGATACTTCGTAACTCTTTGAACAGGAacctaaaaaataattatgaaacatacattaatttaaaaatacatacgaTTTATTCATCCTTAAATGAAGACTCTAAGTCGAGGAATTAAGAGAGACATACCATTAGAAAAGAGTTCAAATTCATCCTTCGCAACACCGTGTTCTCCATCTGAGAAACCCTGAGGAAGATACGAAGGAGCTCCTTTTCCTTCTCTAAATTTTGCAGCAACAAACTGGCACCACCCTGGCGCGTGCAGTAGCTCTCGAAAGCGTGCAGCATCCTTTCCGACTCCAAAAAAATCTTACCCACGTCCACCGTGAGAAGATCCTCGTCGCCAGATTCCTACGGATCGAGAAAGTCA encodes:
- the LOC139104539 gene encoding cytochrome c oxidase assembly factor 3, mitochondrial-like, which codes for MEPVKQLQRNDVMQKVDVLKDAGKLKSTDVIYMKRLEEQNLQRAKVVQKYRKANNRTAITLALGVIGIYAYTIYSVKQEKFLDDFEMPEKTIDKA
- the Mttfb1 gene encoding mitochondrial transcription factor B1 produces the protein MSAPPRLPPLPTIRDILKLYHLSARKSLSQNFLMDQNLTDKIVSKAGKLYGSHVLEVGPGPGGLTRSIIKRVPEKVVVVEKDPRFKPTLDMLAESFSTINKRMDIVYDDIMKTNVERLLPTEGKREWHDKPPDIFIIGNLPFSVSTHLIIKWLHAMSEKRGAWAFGRTKMTLTFQKEVAERLVAQPYGSQRCRLSVMAQTWTFPVLRFIIPGKAFVPKPDVDVGVVSFTPLVHPLTQHNFEFFEKVVRHVFIYRQKYSVRCIETLFPRDRCKDLALLMFKLADLDPTIRPYQLTVQEIDRLATAYKYLLEKHPELALYEHRKSRSILPISKTRNIVVEDYEEMSEETF